Proteins found in one Deinococcus sp. YIM 134068 genomic segment:
- the lon gene encoding endopeptidase La gives MPTDTPSTPLPANVPVCPVRGSVIYPTMVQHIDASRALSIQAIEAAMAGDKVILIVSQRDKDVDDPQGTDLYDVGTACNVLRVRKNPDGTVQMLVSAVARARVTRYTRGEFLRADIAPLPTESGDPVELQALGRELREKFEAVAQGGKVSAESVQTIQGKDNPGEMADQIAFHLDFKLEDKQAILEAARVTDRIRRVLTLLDTEQEVQAVQARIRAQVKEEIDKNQREYYLREQMKVIQKELQGGEDGDEGDEAEQFRAKIDALGLKPEIKKEIDREVNRLARMHPDAAEASVIRTYLTWITELPWNVRSEDRLDVPEAAGILDDDHYGLEKVKDRVLEFLAVRRLRKERAERGEIDAAEVNKGPILVFTGPPGVGKTSIAQSIARALGRKYVRIALGGARDESDIRGHRRTYIGAMPGRLIQGMRTAGTKNPVILLDEVDKLGSSYQGDPSSALLEVLDPAQNQHFTDHYLGVAFDLSEVMFIATANYPEQIPAALMDRMEVIDFSSYIEQEKLEIAKRYLLPRQLTANGLKANQISFTDAALERLISHYTREAGVRNLEREIGTVARKVARRIATGETKRAKVTDKELDRYLGQSRYQPESEAREDMVGVSTGMFYTPVGGDILFVETSVMPGKGLVLTGQLGDVMKESARAALTYAKSNSERFHLDRERIDNSEIHVHVPAGAIPKEGPSAGGAMVTSLISALSGIPARRDVAMTGEMTLTGRYLPIGGLKEKVLGARRAGIRHIIMPKANEADLRDIPLHLRSSMRFHPCETVDEVLDVALVGGLAALERGAGQTENAAPAPKRRSTRRAPGASA, from the coding sequence ATGCCCACCGACACCCCATCCACCCCGCTGCCCGCCAACGTGCCCGTGTGCCCGGTGCGGGGCAGCGTCATCTACCCGACGATGGTGCAGCACATCGACGCGAGCCGCGCCCTCTCCATCCAGGCCATCGAGGCGGCGATGGCGGGCGACAAGGTGATCCTGATCGTCTCGCAGCGCGACAAGGACGTGGACGACCCGCAGGGGACCGACCTGTACGACGTCGGCACGGCCTGTAACGTGCTGCGCGTCCGCAAGAATCCCGACGGCACGGTGCAGATGCTGGTGTCGGCGGTGGCCCGTGCCCGCGTGACCCGCTACACGCGCGGGGAATTCCTGCGCGCCGACATCGCGCCGCTGCCGACCGAGAGCGGCGACCCGGTGGAGCTTCAGGCCCTGGGCCGCGAGTTGCGCGAGAAGTTCGAGGCGGTGGCGCAGGGCGGCAAGGTGAGCGCCGAGAGCGTCCAGACCATCCAGGGCAAGGACAACCCCGGCGAGATGGCCGACCAGATCGCCTTCCACCTCGACTTCAAGCTGGAGGACAAGCAGGCGATCCTGGAGGCCGCGCGCGTCACCGACCGCATCCGCCGCGTGCTGACGCTCCTCGACACCGAGCAGGAGGTGCAGGCCGTCCAGGCCCGCATCCGGGCGCAGGTCAAGGAGGAGATCGACAAGAACCAGCGCGAGTACTACCTGCGCGAGCAGATGAAGGTCATCCAGAAGGAGCTTCAGGGCGGTGAGGACGGCGACGAGGGCGACGAGGCCGAGCAGTTCCGCGCCAAGATCGACGCGCTGGGCCTGAAGCCCGAGATCAAGAAGGAGATCGACCGCGAGGTCAACCGCCTCGCCCGGATGCACCCCGATGCCGCCGAGGCGTCCGTCATCCGCACGTACCTCACCTGGATCACCGAGCTGCCGTGGAACGTCCGCAGCGAGGACCGTCTCGACGTGCCGGAGGCCGCCGGGATTCTCGACGACGACCACTACGGGCTGGAGAAGGTCAAGGACCGGGTGCTGGAGTTCCTGGCCGTCCGCCGCCTGCGTAAGGAGCGGGCCGAGCGCGGCGAGATCGACGCCGCCGAGGTCAACAAGGGGCCGATTCTGGTCTTCACCGGTCCTCCCGGCGTCGGCAAGACGAGCATCGCGCAGAGCATCGCCAGGGCGCTGGGGCGCAAGTACGTCCGCATCGCGCTGGGCGGTGCCCGCGACGAGAGCGACATCCGGGGTCACCGCCGCACCTACATCGGGGCGATGCCGGGCCGCCTCATCCAGGGCATGCGGACGGCGGGCACCAAGAACCCGGTCATCCTGCTCGACGAGGTGGACAAGCTCGGGTCGAGCTACCAGGGCGACCCGTCCAGCGCGCTGCTGGAGGTCCTCGACCCCGCGCAGAACCAGCACTTCACCGACCACTACCTCGGCGTGGCCTTCGACCTCAGCGAGGTGATGTTCATCGCCACGGCGAACTACCCCGAGCAGATTCCCGCCGCGCTGATGGACCGCATGGAGGTCATCGACTTCTCCTCGTACATCGAGCAGGAGAAGCTGGAAATCGCCAAGCGCTACCTGCTGCCGCGCCAGCTCACCGCCAACGGCCTGAAGGCCAACCAGATCAGCTTCACCGACGCGGCGCTCGAAAGGCTGATCAGCCACTACACCCGTGAGGCGGGCGTCCGCAACCTGGAGCGCGAGATCGGCACGGTGGCCCGCAAGGTCGCCCGCCGCATCGCCACCGGGGAGACCAAGCGCGCGAAGGTGACGGACAAGGAACTCGACCGCTACCTCGGCCAGAGCCGCTATCAGCCGGAGTCCGAGGCGCGCGAGGACATGGTGGGCGTCAGCACCGGCATGTTCTACACGCCCGTCGGCGGCGACATCCTCTTCGTGGAGACCTCGGTGATGCCCGGCAAGGGCCTCGTGCTGACCGGCCAGCTCGGCGACGTGATGAAGGAGTCGGCCCGCGCCGCCCTGACCTACGCCAAGAGCAACTCCGAGCGCTTCCACCTCGACCGCGAGCGGATCGACAACTCGGAGATTCACGTCCACGTTCCGGCGGGGGCGATTCCGAAAGAAGGCCCCAGCGCGGGCGGCGCGATGGTCACGAGCCTGATCTCGGCCCTGAGCGGCATCCCTGCCCGGCGCGACGTGGCGATGACGGGCGAGATGACGCTGACGGGGCGCTACCTGCCCATCGGCGGCCTCAAGGAGAAGGTGCTGGGCGCGCGGCGCGCGGGCATCCGCCACATCATCATGCCCAAGGCGAACGAGGCCGACCTGCGCGACATCCCGCTGCACCTGCGCTCGTCCATGCGCTTCCACCCCTGCGAGACGGTGGACGAGGTGCTTGACGTGGCCCTCGTCGGCGGGCTGGCGGCGCTGGAGCGCGGCGCGGGTCAGACCGAGAATGCGGCTCCCGCCCCTAAGCGCCGCTCCACCCGCCGGGCACCCGGCGCGAGCGCGTAA
- a CDS encoding YqgE/AlgH family protein, with amino-acid sequence MSVPLTFLVASPHLHGLFGGAVILLLEHDEKGALGLVLTSPLRQTVRDLLPDLPEGGSGTAWMGGPVDPAVGWCLYRAGMDLPGEVRLTADLFVTSSLDVLRAVAASGQTFMLLLGYAGWGPAQLTEEAREGTWLWVEQDTPELLWDVPAGERWRAAFDCLGVNPGTIMPGGAQA; translated from the coding sequence ATGTCTGTGCCGCTGACGTTCCTGGTCGCCAGCCCCCACCTGCACGGCCTGTTCGGGGGCGCGGTGATCCTGCTGCTGGAGCACGACGAGAAGGGCGCGCTGGGGCTGGTGCTCACCTCACCCCTGCGGCAGACGGTGCGCGACCTTCTCCCCGACCTGCCGGAGGGCGGCTCCGGGACGGCGTGGATGGGCGGCCCGGTGGACCCCGCCGTGGGATGGTGCCTGTACCGGGCGGGGATGGACCTGCCGGGGGAGGTGCGCCTGACCGCCGACCTGTTCGTGACGAGCAGCCTCGACGTGCTGCGGGCGGTGGCGGCGAGCGGGCAGACCTTCATGCTCCTGCTGGGCTACGCCGGATGGGGTCCTGCCCAGCTCACCGAGGAAGCCCGCGAGGGGACCTGGCTGTGGGTGGAGCAGGACACGCCGGAACTGCTGTGGGACGTGCCCGCCGGGGAACGCTGGCGGGCGGCGTTCGACTGCCTGGGCGTGAATCCGGGAACGATCATGCCGGGCGGCGCGCAGGCGTAG
- a CDS encoding tyrosine-type recombinase/integrase, giving the protein MAKARKADTPPPKRGNGRGSVRRLPSGRWQWRATVELPNGEVVRAAGTVDTKTEAEEALSRARTDAARGQFAVTPKTTVEEYVRAWHEVRQVGQAAKYTHGQKSLIETHIVPGLGKRRLATITPRDLEAFYAGLQHRDERREDTKGKPLGDSMKRQIHNLLHLAFSEAVRHGDLLRNPADVARPRYTRQAAQDDTVKAWTEEEAGKFYRVARQDRRGVVFCFMLATGMRIGETLGLRWENVDPDTGRIQIKEALVSLSGKAHRTTPKTARSRRTVTVGRDALAILREMPERVALDREAQGGKYVGSEAVFTTSRGLPILTDNVYKLMRALCEQAGVPYKGTHVLRHTYISIQGASGKPVEVLSAQVGHARASFTRDRYRTVFEEERGGLTLDLSALTRDSEREA; this is encoded by the coding sequence ATGGCGAAGGCGAGGAAAGCAGATACACCACCCCCCAAGCGAGGCAACGGGCGCGGCAGCGTGCGGCGGCTTCCCTCCGGGCGCTGGCAGTGGCGGGCGACCGTCGAGCTACCGAACGGCGAGGTTGTGCGGGCGGCGGGCACAGTGGACACGAAGACGGAAGCGGAAGAGGCCCTGAGCCGTGCCCGGACGGACGCGGCGCGCGGGCAGTTTGCCGTGACGCCGAAGACGACCGTTGAGGAGTACGTGCGGGCGTGGCATGAGGTCCGGCAGGTGGGGCAGGCGGCGAAGTACACCCACGGGCAAAAGAGCCTGATCGAGACACATATCGTTCCCGGACTCGGCAAGCGGCGGCTGGCGACGATTACCCCGCGTGACCTTGAGGCGTTCTATGCGGGCCTCCAGCACCGGGACGAACGCCGGGAGGACACGAAGGGGAAGCCGCTGGGCGACTCCATGAAGCGGCAGATTCATAACCTTCTCCACCTCGCCTTCTCCGAGGCGGTGCGGCACGGCGACCTGCTCCGCAACCCGGCAGACGTGGCACGGCCCCGCTACACCCGGCAGGCGGCGCAAGACGACACTGTGAAGGCATGGACGGAGGAAGAGGCGGGGAAGTTCTACCGGGTGGCGCGGCAGGATCGGCGCGGCGTGGTGTTCTGCTTCATGCTCGCTACCGGAATGCGAATCGGGGAAACGCTGGGCCTGCGCTGGGAGAACGTGGACCCTGATACGGGCCGCATTCAGATTAAAGAGGCGCTGGTGAGTCTGAGCGGGAAGGCCCACCGGACCACCCCCAAGACGGCCCGCTCACGCCGGACGGTGACGGTGGGCAGGGATGCGCTCGCCATCCTGCGCGAGATGCCGGAGCGCGTGGCGCTGGACCGGGAAGCCCAGGGTGGGAAGTACGTGGGAAGTGAAGCCGTGTTCACCACGTCGCGCGGCCTGCCTATCCTGACGGACAACGTTTATAAGCTCATGCGGGCGCTGTGTGAGCAGGCAGGTGTGCCGTACAAGGGGACGCACGTTCTCCGGCACACCTACATCTCGATTCAGGGGGCGAGCGGGAAGCCCGTGGAGGTGCTGAGCGCCCAGGTGGGGCACGCGCGGGCGTCCTTCACCCGTGACCGTTACCGGACGGTGTTTGAGGAGGAGCGCGGGGGACTGACTCTGGACCTTTCAGCACTCACGCGAGACTCAGAAAGGGAGGCTTAG
- a CDS encoding type II toxin-antitoxin system RelE family toxin, with the protein MTFTEEADADLMAISDEGTRGVIVRRAAELRGEPLKLGKPLTGRLKNYLSVRAAGQRYRIVYRVAEQAGQVIVVVIGIRKAGDKRDAYAVAEKRLT; encoded by the coding sequence GTGACCTTCACCGAAGAGGCGGACGCTGACCTCATGGCGATCAGCGACGAGGGCACCCGTGGGGTGATCGTGCGTCGTGCAGCGGAACTACGGGGCGAGCCGCTGAAGCTCGGCAAGCCGCTCACGGGCCGCCTGAAGAATTACCTCAGCGTTCGGGCGGCAGGACAGCGTTACCGAATTGTGTACCGGGTGGCCGAGCAGGCCGGGCAGGTGATCGTGGTGGTGATCGGTATTCGGAAGGCCGGAGACAAACGGGACGCCTACGCCGTCGCTGAGAAGAGGCTGACGTGA
- a CDS encoding helix-turn-helix domain-containing protein — protein MRWRLGEILQARGLTAYKLAGQLNGKVNRNSVYAIARGDTDRVDRATLGHLLSALGELTGQRYTVGDLLEYSPEEESAEAETAATLADHPDILDRVERLESGAVRMIPLEEVAAKYGVKL, from the coding sequence GTGCGCTGGCGCCTCGGGGAAATCCTTCAGGCGCGTGGCCTTACGGCATACAAACTGGCAGGGCAGCTCAATGGGAAGGTCAACCGAAACAGCGTCTACGCCATTGCCAGGGGGGACACCGACCGGGTAGACCGTGCCACGCTGGGGCACTTGCTGAGCGCCCTGGGAGAGTTGACCGGCCAGCGGTACACCGTGGGCGACTTGCTCGAATACAGCCCCGAGGAGGAGAGCGCTGAGGCCGAGACGGCGGCCACACTGGCGGACCACCCCGACATCCTCGACCGGGTGGAGCGGCTGGAGAGCGGGGCCGTGCGCATGATTCCTCTGGAGGAGGTGGCCGCAAAGTACGGCGTGAAGCTGTGA
- a CDS encoding helix-turn-helix domain-containing protein, which yields MTRPSVPPGVPQGLTTGQVAQVIRMSERTVRTWAEQGTLPFDRIGGRRYMLAGKLARWLDERGWEGDWEAVL from the coding sequence ATGACGCGCCCCAGTGTGCCCCCAGGCGTGCCCCAGGGCCTCACCACGGGGCAGGTCGCCCAGGTGATCCGTATGTCCGAGCGCACCGTCAGGACGTGGGCAGAACAGGGCACCTTGCCTTTCGACCGGATCGGCGGAAGGCGCTACATGCTCGCCGGGAAGCTGGCCCGCTGGCTCGACGAACGGGGCTGGGAAGGCGACTGGGAAGCCGTGCTGTGA
- a CDS encoding helix-turn-helix domain-containing protein has translation MTLTVENGGKLTRKPEEVAPLLGVGRNGVYDLIRTGQLRSIRVGRKILIPLSAIEEFLNGGQK, from the coding sequence ATGACTCTAACCGTTGAGAACGGCGGGAAGTTGACCCGCAAGCCCGAAGAGGTTGCCCCCCTGCTGGGCGTTGGTAGGAATGGTGTCTATGACCTGATCCGCACAGGGCAGCTTCGCAGCATCCGCGTAGGCCGCAAGATTCTCATTCCCCTGTCTGCCATCGAGGAGTTCCTGAACGGCGGCCAGAAATGA
- a CDS encoding aminotransferase class I/II-fold pyridoxal phosphate-dependent enzyme, whose protein sequence is MWVSRRAGAVPGSVFALMDAAKGRARAAGRGIIDLSIGSSDRPPPEAALEALREATRDPATYRYPLFSDTLPLREAAAAYLARRFGVRVDADREVLPLIGAQEGLAHLLLAVTDPGDTLLLPDPCYPPYLGAAAVAGLNVVTLPLLPERGFLPDLDAIPDDVRPRALLLNYPNNPTSAVADAAFFQEVAAWCRARGTLLIHDHPYAELTFGAYRAPSALEAGISGVVELHSLSKTHHLGGFRVGFAAGDMGALAALARVKGAVDFHAYLGIQRAAAVALGLPDELGREGACVFEARRDALVPALREIGWEVVLPQASMYAWARVPGLTDSVGYAVRAAETTGVAVSPGRAFGERGEGFVRFALVQPPGVLVEATRRLGTVSVQGENALPTLTR, encoded by the coding sequence ATGTGGGTCTCCAGACGGGCGGGAGCCGTGCCGGGCAGCGTCTTCGCACTCATGGACGCGGCAAAAGGTCGGGCGCGGGCGGCGGGCCGGGGCATCATCGACCTGAGCATCGGCTCCAGCGACCGGCCACCCCCGGAGGCGGCGTTGGAGGCGCTGCGGGAGGCGACCCGCGACCCCGCCACCTACCGCTATCCCCTCTTCAGCGACACGCTTCCCCTGCGTGAGGCGGCGGCGGCCTACCTGGCGCGGCGCTTCGGCGTGCGGGTAGACGCGGACCGGGAGGTTCTGCCCCTGATCGGCGCGCAGGAGGGGCTGGCCCACCTGCTGCTGGCCGTCACCGACCCCGGCGACACGCTCCTGCTGCCCGACCCGTGCTACCCGCCCTACCTCGGCGCGGCGGCGGTCGCGGGCCTGAACGTGGTCACGCTGCCGCTGCTGCCGGAGCGGGGCTTCCTGCCGGACCTGGATGCCATCCCGGACGACGTGCGCCCGCGCGCCCTGCTGCTCAACTACCCGAACAACCCGACCTCGGCGGTGGCGGACGCCGCCTTCTTCCAGGAGGTCGCCGCGTGGTGCCGGGCGCGGGGCACGCTGCTTATTCACGATCACCCGTACGCCGAGTTGACGTTCGGGGCGTACCGGGCACCGAGCGCGTTGGAGGCGGGGATTTCAGGCGTCGTGGAACTCCACTCGCTCTCCAAGACGCACCATCTCGGCGGCTTCCGGGTGGGCTTCGCGGCGGGGGACATGGGGGCGCTGGCGGCCCTCGCCCGCGTGAAGGGCGCGGTGGACTTCCACGCCTACCTCGGTATTCAGCGGGCGGCGGCGGTCGCCCTCGGCCTGCCGGATGAACTGGGACGGGAGGGGGCGTGCGTGTTCGAGGCACGCAGGGACGCCCTCGTTCCAGCGCTGCGTGAGATCGGCTGGGAAGTCGTGCTGCCGCAGGCGAGCATGTACGCGTGGGCGCGGGTGCCGGGTCTCACGGACAGCGTGGGCTATGCCGTGCGCGCCGCCGAGACGACGGGTGTGGCCGTCAGTCCGGGCCGCGCCTTCGGGGAGCGGGGGGAGGGCTTCGTCCGCTTCGCGCTCGTGCAGCCGCCGGGGGTGCTGGTGGAGGCGACGCGGCGGCTGGGGACAGTCTCCGTGCAGGGAGAGAACGCCTTGCCCACCCTGACGCGCTGA